The following are encoded together in the Triticum dicoccoides isolate Atlit2015 ecotype Zavitan chromosome 6B, WEW_v2.0, whole genome shotgun sequence genome:
- the LOC119324842 gene encoding uncharacterized protein LOC119324842 isoform X2, translated as MDPGAAAAAKRAVWCWMWGMHDNSDDAGDGHKQFHLVASADFSHDTRMPGEFGNHLTNITPESDLVKLVAHDEPISDSNRCEANGGSASDTDMQLEVTLSTLAIQFFCRFYENVHMRGLTWQDDEYMQWVSGYHHIERTNGLSARFMNELIGVGCYSYFPFGPFGPGSTVITIPESAWAEISVGLQSMLITRLDSFLQPKHSNAMGLNNSACTLPPESVCVLADAAVSSSVLADVAVSDTSMFEAAVPEFATVSEGVLAAAVVSDGIMVTAAVSDTAVSACALNSTAVPDVMTDIHEAAGANTVKKRSRSEVVVVTEHGRGPHSDKERCVPMELPSENPKRKKSSVVMTTGQQCLQISAVQQMGVEQCGIEVCSNNLMGPSQRPYILPKKTTLPSELEKKVKEKVKTIQSELPIFVRELKTYSVVGTGQGGCALVFCKEFASACGLPHAKKTTIHLQLEDKTTVPWPVKLICSEHNSNQRWLTTGWNKFVTDNGLKKGDACLFQPDKSSNTEGLTMTVYLIRKSSEKEL; from the exons ATGGATCCAGG cgccgccgccgccgccaagcgcGCGGTGTGGTGCTGGATGTGGGGGATGCACGACAACTCGGACGACGCGGGCGACGGCCATAAGCAGTTCCATCTCGTGGCCTCCGCCGATTTCAGCCACGACACG CGTATGCCCGGGGAGTTTGGAAACCACTTGACGAATATAACCCCCGAGTCTGATCTTGTCAAACTTGTAGCTCACGACGAACCTATTTCTGACTCTAATCGATGTGAAGCAAATGGCGGTTCAGCGAGCGATACTGATATGCAACTTGAAGTGACCTTGAGCACCTTGGCTATTCAATTCTTTTGCCGCTTTTATGAGAATGTCCACATGCGTGGTTTGACTTGGCAGGATGATGAGTATATGCAATGGGTCTCTGGATACCATCACATAGAGCGAACCAATGGCCTTTCTGCCAGGTTTATGAATGAGCTCATTGGAGTTGGATGCTACTCTTATTTCCCCTTTGGACCATTTGGGCCGGGAAGCACCGTGATCACTATTCCTGAAAGTGCATGGGCTGAAATTTCTGTTGGGCTTCAGAGCATGCTCATAACTAGGCTTGACTCTTTTCTTCAGCCCAAACATTCCAATGCTATGGGCTTGAATAATTCTGCTTGCACTTTACCACCTGAATCTGTATGTGTGTTGGCTGATGCTGCAGTGTCTTCAAGTGTGTTGGCTGATGTTGCAGTGTCTGATACTTCTATGTTTGAGGCTGCTGTGCCGGAATTTGCTACAGTGTCTGAAGGTGTGCTGGCTGCTGCTGTAGTATCTGATGGTATTATGGTTACTGCTGCAGTGTCTGATACTGCAGTATCTGCATGTGCTTTGAACTCTACTGCTGTGCCTGATGTTATGACTGATATCCATGAAGCTGCCGGTGCCAATACTGTTAAGAAGAGGAGCAGATCAGAGGTTGTGGTGGTGACTGAACATGGTCGAGGACCGCACAGTGACAAGGAGAGATGTGTGCCTATGGAGCTCCCATCTGAGAATCCTAAAAGGAAGAAATCTTCTGTTGTGATGACCACAGGCCAACAGTGCCTTCAGATTTCAGCAGTGCAGCAAATGGGGGTTGAACAGTGCGGTATTGAAGTTTGTTCCAACAATCTCATGGGACCTTCTCAGCGTCCCTATATTCTACCCAAGAAGACAACTCTACCTAGTGAATTGGAGAAAAAAGTAAAGGAGAAAGTCAAGACTATTCAATCTGAACTTCCCATCTTCGTGAGAGAGTTAAAAACATACTCTGTTGTTGGCACAGGCCAAGGAGGATGTGCTCTG GTATTTTGCAAGGAATTTGCTTCGGCATGTGGCCTCCCGCACGCAAAGAAAACAACCATACATCTTCAGCTGGAGGACAAAACGACGGTGCCATGGCCTGTCAAGTTAATCTGCAGTGAGCATAACAGCAACCAGAGGTGGCTTACCACGGGGTGGAACAAATTTGTCACGGACAATGGCCTGAAGAAAGGAGATGCCTGCCTCTTCCAGCCAGACAAGAGCAGCAACACTGAGGGCCTTACAATGACTGTTTATCTGATTCGCAAGTCGTCGGAAAAGGAGCTGTAG
- the LOC119324842 gene encoding uncharacterized protein LOC119324842 isoform X1 has translation MDPGGAAAAAAKRAVWCWMWGMHDNSDDAGDGHKQFHLVASADFSHDTRMPGEFGNHLTNITPESDLVKLVAHDEPISDSNRCEANGGSASDTDMQLEVTLSTLAIQFFCRFYENVHMRGLTWQDDEYMQWVSGYHHIERTNGLSARFMNELIGVGCYSYFPFGPFGPGSTVITIPESAWAEISVGLQSMLITRLDSFLQPKHSNAMGLNNSACTLPPESVCVLADAAVSSSVLADVAVSDTSMFEAAVPEFATVSEGVLAAAVVSDGIMVTAAVSDTAVSACALNSTAVPDVMTDIHEAAGANTVKKRSRSEVVVVTEHGRGPHSDKERCVPMELPSENPKRKKSSVVMTTGQQCLQISAVQQMGVEQCGIEVCSNNLMGPSQRPYILPKKTTLPSELEKKVKEKVKTIQSELPIFVRELKTYSVVGTGQGGCALVFCKEFASACGLPHAKKTTIHLQLEDKTTVPWPVKLICSEHNSNQRWLTTGWNKFVTDNGLKKGDACLFQPDKSSNTEGLTMTVYLIRKSSEKEL, from the exons ATGGATCCAG gcggcgccgccgccgccgccgccaagcgcGCGGTGTGGTGCTGGATGTGGGGGATGCACGACAACTCGGACGACGCGGGCGACGGCCATAAGCAGTTCCATCTCGTGGCCTCCGCCGATTTCAGCCACGACACG CGTATGCCCGGGGAGTTTGGAAACCACTTGACGAATATAACCCCCGAGTCTGATCTTGTCAAACTTGTAGCTCACGACGAACCTATTTCTGACTCTAATCGATGTGAAGCAAATGGCGGTTCAGCGAGCGATACTGATATGCAACTTGAAGTGACCTTGAGCACCTTGGCTATTCAATTCTTTTGCCGCTTTTATGAGAATGTCCACATGCGTGGTTTGACTTGGCAGGATGATGAGTATATGCAATGGGTCTCTGGATACCATCACATAGAGCGAACCAATGGCCTTTCTGCCAGGTTTATGAATGAGCTCATTGGAGTTGGATGCTACTCTTATTTCCCCTTTGGACCATTTGGGCCGGGAAGCACCGTGATCACTATTCCTGAAAGTGCATGGGCTGAAATTTCTGTTGGGCTTCAGAGCATGCTCATAACTAGGCTTGACTCTTTTCTTCAGCCCAAACATTCCAATGCTATGGGCTTGAATAATTCTGCTTGCACTTTACCACCTGAATCTGTATGTGTGTTGGCTGATGCTGCAGTGTCTTCAAGTGTGTTGGCTGATGTTGCAGTGTCTGATACTTCTATGTTTGAGGCTGCTGTGCCGGAATTTGCTACAGTGTCTGAAGGTGTGCTGGCTGCTGCTGTAGTATCTGATGGTATTATGGTTACTGCTGCAGTGTCTGATACTGCAGTATCTGCATGTGCTTTGAACTCTACTGCTGTGCCTGATGTTATGACTGATATCCATGAAGCTGCCGGTGCCAATACTGTTAAGAAGAGGAGCAGATCAGAGGTTGTGGTGGTGACTGAACATGGTCGAGGACCGCACAGTGACAAGGAGAGATGTGTGCCTATGGAGCTCCCATCTGAGAATCCTAAAAGGAAGAAATCTTCTGTTGTGATGACCACAGGCCAACAGTGCCTTCAGATTTCAGCAGTGCAGCAAATGGGGGTTGAACAGTGCGGTATTGAAGTTTGTTCCAACAATCTCATGGGACCTTCTCAGCGTCCCTATATTCTACCCAAGAAGACAACTCTACCTAGTGAATTGGAGAAAAAAGTAAAGGAGAAAGTCAAGACTATTCAATCTGAACTTCCCATCTTCGTGAGAGAGTTAAAAACATACTCTGTTGTTGGCACAGGCCAAGGAGGATGTGCTCTG GTATTTTGCAAGGAATTTGCTTCGGCATGTGGCCTCCCGCACGCAAAGAAAACAACCATACATCTTCAGCTGGAGGACAAAACGACGGTGCCATGGCCTGTCAAGTTAATCTGCAGTGAGCATAACAGCAACCAGAGGTGGCTTACCACGGGGTGGAACAAATTTGTCACGGACAATGGCCTGAAGAAAGGAGATGCCTGCCTCTTCCAGCCAGACAAGAGCAGCAACACTGAGGGCCTTACAATGACTGTTTATCTGATTCGCAAGTCGTCGGAAAAGGAGCTGTAG